The genome window aagTCAGGTGCAATCACTGAAAGAAATGTCTTTGAAAATGTCCCTCTGCCTTTGATCTCTTCAGCTCCCGTTCCCATCTCACCTCAGACTGCAAGCATGTTTGCAGTCCTATGCTAGGTAGGTGACTTAGTGAGGGAACATTCTTTTATCCTAAGAATTTGCTGCGTTGtgagtagctcagtggtagagtgcttgcctagcacgcccAAGGCCCTGGATGCAGTCCCAAGTGTGAAAACAGTTGAAGATGCCAGTGTTTGTCCTTTCTGGTCCTACAGGCTCTGGCTTTTCTAGAAAGTTAATTTTCCAGGTGTGCCACTataattgtttgttttattctttcccAGGAGTTTGACAAGAAGTACAACCCCACCTGGCACTGCATTGTGGGGCGGAACTTCGGTAGTTATGTGACACATGAAACCAAACACTTCATCTACTTCTACCTGGGTCAGGTGGCTATTCTTCTGTTCAAATCTGGTTAAAAGCATGGACTGTGCCAAACACCCAGTGATCCATCCAAAAACAAGGACTGCATCCTAAATTCCAAATACCAGAGACTGACTCTTCAGCCTTGCTAAGGGAACACCTCGTTTGAATCTGTTGTGTTTTGTACAGGGCATCATCCTCTGTACGAGTTtgtgattataaaataattagtaaaacagcttacatttgtatttattttctagtcCATACTTctgtacccatttttttttttctcccttaggcc of Onychomys torridus chromosome 22, mOncTor1.1, whole genome shotgun sequence contains these proteins:
- the Dynll1 gene encoding dynein light chain 1, cytoplasmic is translated as MCDRKAVIKNADMSEEMQQDSVECATQALEKYNIEKDIAAHIKKEFDKKYNPTWHCIVGRNFGSYVTHETKHFIYFYLGQVAILLFKSG